From the Trifolium pratense cultivar HEN17-A07 linkage group LG4, ARS_RC_1.1, whole genome shotgun sequence genome, the window TACAAATTTTCGTATGTCAGACGGGTATATAAATCATTCCTCTAGTCCATTCAAGATCCCTCCAAACAGTTAATTgcttaaaagaaaacaaatgaataacacatacaaaataaaaggaaaatattaCAACCAGTTGAAAATTGTTAATTGAAAAGGACCTACCTGGACAAAATATGTATGTCCACTACAGAAGATACTAGCAGGCAAAATTCCCAGCTTCAGTTTTCCatcaaaagcaaaaacaaatcCGCTGTCATCATCAACAGATGGTCCTAGCTGATTGTGAAGAATATCATTAAACCCACTCTGATCCCATATCTTGTCATCAGCTAGAAGCATTTCTTTCCATTTCTTAACCAAATTCTTGGCAGACTCTGTAGGTCTCCAATGGAAAATTCCAATGTTGTAGGCACCACTAACTGTTCAAGGTGATAGACTATTTCATCAATATACAGTCTTAAGAAACAACTAAACAAGTAAAACAATATGCACAATAAAATGAGAGATAAAGAGAAGGAACAGGTAAGAGCAATGAATTGGTTACTGAGATTTGAAAATGATATAACCAAGCAGAGAAAAATTTCAATAGATTAAGAGCAAAATGTTGCATGCTGGAAATTGATTTGTTAGCTCATATCACGAACCAaatatcccaaaagcttaaatGTTGGGTGAAAGCTTATGAATGGTTTTTTATCTAACTCTCCGACTCAAGCAAAATCCCTTTGGGCATGTGCAATCGAGGCACAGGCCTGCCCTACTTATTGATAAAATCTAActtcaatttagaaaaatggGGGAAGCAAGGATATAATTCTATGCGACGTGGTCATAGAAGCTATAGTACCTTGTGATGAAACAATCTTAATTTGTTGACTGAAACCGCATGAGTGGTTCTATTACTATATCAACAGTTTCTAATCTAAAGCAAGCCTAATGGGTCAGAACAAGTCTAAAGTGATGCCTTGGAGCTATTATTTGACACAAAAGATGACTACATTTTCAAAGCAGCATTTCCGTGTCCATGGATATCATCTGACTCATGTTGAAAGTTCTAATCTATATAATTCATCAGATACATGGTTCATACAGGAAAACAAATATGCTACAAGAAGTGATATATGAACAGTAAAAATGATAACAGTAAGTTCTCATCATCACTGTATGATATTCACCTTCTTGCCAAATTTCCAATCTGTCATCAACAACTGTTGGTATAACTTGATCACTTGAAGTTAAAATATCTGCTCCTGGATAACGAGCAAGATATGGAAGTGGGTTCTGTTTAACAATTGCATAATTGAAAATATGTATTAGGAATGACATACAAGTTAAATAATCATATTATTGGCTTGAAGACATCTGAAAATACAATTGTGCATAATAAATGTAACCGATAAGAAATCATAATAATTACACTGGAAAATAAATGAGGTAGAGACAAATGATATTAGAAAGGATTAGTGAACTTAAATCTTACAGGAAGTCAGAGAAGAAACTTAGCAAAATCAGATAACTTTATTACTTTCATGatagagaaaacaaaatatCCTAGTCACTATAAATTTTACTGCTTCGATCAttattaatcaaaatctaaGCAAGCACTGAATCAGACTTATAATTAAAACAGATTAACATCAGAAAACAATAGCATATATATGTAAAATTGAAGTTCACCTTTAACCAAACCATGTCTGTATCACACATCAATACTTCAAAACCAAAAGGCAGAATCGAGTCTAACAAAATAACTTTCTCTCTCCCCATTTTGTGAAATGTTGGAGAACCCCAGCCAACATCTACAGTGCTCATATGGCTGCCCATGTCAAAAACTGGTACTCCTTTCCAATACAGTGCCTCCACTAATTTGGTATCCATTGCACCTAAAAGTTAGATTTCAAACACATATTACAAAGTTGGATATGCATTTCCATCAAGGCATCACTGCAAATCCAAAAACAATAATACACAACAGaacaggataggataggataggatagaaGACTGACCAACAAGAAAATTAGAAACTTCGAGATCAGTCAATTTCTTGACCCAAGTCAGAATAAAATCCATGAATGCATAGTTACCAAAGGTCACTATTACAACGTTATCTTTCACCCTTTGCTGAACCAGTTGTTTGGTAAGTCGGAAATCCTTCAAGGGCGGCATTCTTTTATTGGAGGGTGGAATGTCCCAAACAGAAGTTGGCCACACATTCTGTTTCCCTGGTGAAGGAGTGGTGGACACATTTTGCACCTTTTCTGACTGAGAAATGTTGAGTGCTTGTTCTATATGGTGGGGATCCTCAGCTGAAAACACATTTTCAATGAAAAAAGCCATAGGTTaaatcacaaataaaataataataaaaaaaaaaaaaacctactttCCTTGTTTTTAACAAGAATTAAAAGTTTGTCCTACAATACCATTAGAACTAGTGAATCATCAAAGGTCTCAGCAATACCATTAGAACtataacattaaaaaagaaTGATAAGAAAATAAGAATGAAGAAACTTACGAGAGATGGAGGAAGAAAGCCATGCAGAAGAATGAGCAGCAGGAGTGTTACTGGAATAAATAGCAGAAAAAACGTAGAAAGATGAAACCACGATTCCAATTATTACGACACTGTAGATCGTAAGGAATAGTGGTTTCGATTGAGTCAATTCTTCACAACCATTTCTCCAACCCATACTTTTGTTATTACAATAAACGACGCCGTATTCATATCATCAGTGTCATCTTCTCTTTCAACAATAAAATTGAGAATGAGATTGGTAATTATTGGATtggaaggaaggaaggaaggaaggaaggTGTTTCTCAAAACGGTACTGCTACTATGTTCTGGTCAACTTGTCTCTGCTCAACATTACATTATTAGTAGTATTATTATActattacttatttatattattacaactactaatgttattttattagtgatTAATAAGATAAGAAACCagccatttttttattttttatttttatcaactaCTCTGTGATTGAATGTGGATTCAGAACATTTTTGGATCTGTTCATTGCGTAGGTTTATGTgatccatattttttattatgtaaatttatgttaaacaaaaaaaatgtcttatgttatggtcagtttgttaataaaaaaaatttactgttaaaaaaaaaaagaaattaaaggtattattggtattatgaaagtccaaaccaaaattttttgtatcctctttatatattagtatagaTTTCTATCGTAATCATAAATTTTTATGAATAGGATAGGATTATAGATCGCAATAgtcaacaagttttttttttcaaaaaatctaAATCCGAATTTAATTTTTGGTGGAAAAACtggaaataatttttagttGCATTTTtctttgtcaagtagtctaatggttaaaaatatTATGCTTAAAATCGATAAATAAATGATCGGAATTCGAACCCCGACCATctgtatatataatgcaatgttcctgccaattaaaattttgaattacaAGAAATATTTTTCTCTAAAAATTATTGTagagttaatataaaaaaaaagaaaaaaagaatcatTAGTTACATTGGATTTGACATTTGTTGGGTTGACGGGGATTCTATTTGGATTAAAGGTACAGCCCAATAGATAAACCCATTTTTctagatagttttttttatcaatcgAAAGGTTTGAACTTTGCTCTTTATGACCCCTATACTGCTACCAAGCctctaaaattcaatttttccctGCTTTGGAAGATAACTTTTAAACGTAGGAGGTTTTGAAAGATAATTTCTAAAATGGTTCTAGAAAATAACTTCAGAAAAGGGTGAgtttatgtcaatttttttttaaaaataattagataaaattttacaacttctattatttttatcgataaaaggaaaatgctaacgagtgcctcctgggcactctttaagcatttttttttatgtttctctttaagtatcttaaataataagttttttgtgaaaaatttatgaaaatgtgtgaagtcaacgcattgaaaattgaaatgttttatttttttgcatatattatttccttaaataaaatgcttaaagagtgccccatgacactcgttagcaagacccatcaATAAAAAGTGGAAACACGGGAGATGCTAGTgtactatatttttttgggtgTAAATAAGGTATCATCTGTATACAATTGTAGAGACTAATTCATCAAGCCTGATGAGACCCGAATGGATGAGAAAGTTTTCTTAAATTTCTTAAAGAAAAGGATAGAAAGTGTACTATATCTATTATTAGATTAGATGTCAAAGTCTTCTAATTGGGGATGACATGTAAAATTTGTAACTTTAGGCTCTTCAAATTGGGCTTTGATAGGAATATGCAGTAGGCCCTAACCATAGCAAAGGACTTTTTAGGCTACATGGACACTTATCATCTTCAAATAGAGTTTCCTTCCCCTCCAACCCTCTCACCCCCTCCTTTTCTATAAACAAGTctcttttgaatttttgaaaacACGATTCGAGTTCTAGAATTTGCCCCCCCTATTAATTTAGTCGCCTTTTTTAAGATTTAGCACCATAATTTTAAAACTCATGCTTTTCCATAAATATAAGTCCCTCGAGTTTTCAAAAACATGTTTCGAGTTTTAGAATTCGCCCTTCCTATTAATTTAGTCGCTTTTTAAGATTTAGCACCACAATTTTAAAGATTTCATGTTTGTTTTAATGTATCATGAGACTATTTAGGCAATGCATATATTTTGCATATTAGTTTTGATAAATGTTTCCTACCGAAATACTTTGATTGAAATGCTAAATTGACGgaggttttttttaatttagagaactaaattataattttgtaaattgaaaatattaatttatcataTATAACCCTTTCTATTTTGAAAACCAAACTGCTGATTCACTCTTTGAACCATGGCTAGTCATCGTAAACATAATATTTTGTGGTATGAAGCCCTAATTTTAACCACTTTTACCCGATTATCTATCTTCTCTAAAATAGGCAATACATCACCTTTAAAATAAGTAATATTAACCATTAATGAATAAATCAACAATTGATATTATAGGTATTTCATAATAGACCATACAACATAACTCGCACATGCAGGTACATGTTCAAATATATACGAACCAAATTTGACAGAAAAAATCCCGCTTTAATCAAGTGCGGGTTCAATTTTTTCCAACTTTTCAAAGTCGAAAATGAGACATAAACCTAAATTCTAATTCTCACAatgaacatattttttattattttttggcgAAGAGGCAAAACCCGCTCCCAACCTACACATTACCCTACCAACTTTATTATAATGAATTCtatgtttatattatattataacaaCTATAAGTTCTCTCGCTTTCATTTTAGAAGAGCTAagtcttttcttcttctcaataTGTTTTGGATATGAGAGAGTTGTTATGTTGTTGTCACACTCTCAAGTCAACTGCCAACTAGCAAGTAGACCCAAAAAATGAAGTAAAATTCAAATGGCTAGAATTCATGCATGAATCAAtgacataaaacaaaaaatgcattttaatatttcaaagtCTCCTCTCATGTGGGGTTTCATACTAACGAGTTTTTCAATTCAAAAACAAAGGCCAAACTCAACCACTTGAGGATATTGAACTTTAgtcattaattaaaaatacgATATCCATACTAATTTATTGAGATAGCATCCAAATCTGAAACAAGTGGGAAGAAAGTTGTTTCcaaataaatatttgaaataaCAACGTGGATCCATTTGTGGCTCCAATCAACATTTGCATAACTAGTCACACTCAGTCTACTAAATGTTAAGTATATATTTAGATATctaccaaaacaaattattaatatataattgtaaGGTTAAAGAAACCTATGCTATTAAGTACGTACTCATAATAACATAATTATGACCGATGCAgaatataaattatttcttattgataaagaaaattaaataagagAAGGCACATCGTGGGTTAGGGAGAATCATTAATCTAACTAAGTATTTACAATGAAATTTTCAGATTTTCATCATATCCTTTCAAATCTCTCTCttaaattttgtctttttttgcATGAGTGGTAGGAGAGATCAAAATCCATAATTTATGTATAATATATTTAGTATGGATATTTTTAgatgaattcttcggtacacatattatgtggatatgtacCGATACATTTGCTAAGGTGGATGATTCTGATTGGTTtacaaatagtatttattaatttttctacattaaatattatttgtgaatCAATCTCAATCATTCACTTAAATCATATAGCGGTACATATCCGCATAATATGTGTATCAAAGtgttcaactttttttttagtcctgtttaatttctaataaattttaattgtcATTCTAGTCCACAAATTTATAAGAATAGTCcatgttttaaatttattttacaaaaatatatacttttagTCCCTCAAAAATAAtccttataaaatataaatggtAACTGAAtgtgaataatttatttttaaaaagtaaatttaaaaGCCTGTGATTAATTTTatagactaaaaacatatttaacccctTATATAATTCtgaatttaaattaaaaatcacaacatgaaggaaaaaataaatttgtgtcgtgtttgaaaaaataaacaagcTAGGGTTTTCACATTATGACCATGCGGCAGAATGAAACCGTGTGTACTAGAGTTGAGCTACACAATGGGAGTCAAACAAATATGCAAATTGACATGTCCTTCTTCTTGGTAAATTATTTGATAcacatttatttaaatatgtacaTGTACATTTGTTGAGGTGTACAATTATGATAGGTTCACAAatagtttattaatttttctaggGAGCTTTTACCAGTACATtagagtaattaattaataaactaacgattattttataaataaaaagattaattaCCAATTATTGTATTTCaaagataataatttcataagaaaaaacacaatttcacTGTTTTATAAGCAGTACActaatatttttacattttttcataaaaaaaaaattcaatattgactattatatatgagtgataaaaattcaaaaaaatataaaactttatttttttacaattttgataaatagtatttagttattataatattttaaatgatagaaaaatgattttttttcaaaaaaatattcatttacctagtaatttaatgatcaaatgtaccggtacattgaaATTTTTCATATGTACGGTagaatttctcatttttttatattaaatactatttgtGGACCTATTAGAAATGTCAACCTCAACAATGTATCAGTACCAAATAAGATGTGTACTAGAGTGTTCGTCgttcttctttcattttcaaTAAGTGATTAATTTGAGGGACATCAATTTTACCGTCCATTAGTTAGGGTCAAATTGAACCTAAAGTTTTACTCTATATGtactaacttaattaaaaaacgTCATCGAAATAATTCGAACCTAAAACCTTGTCAACAgtcaattgatttaaaaaaatattttatagtgtCTATAAAATAAACTCTCGATCCCCTTCCTCTCATCTCTAAAACCATTCATTCAAACATACTCTTAGAAATCTAAAAACATTTTATTGTGCCTGTAATTTAAAATGAAAGTAACTTCTCCCCTACACATATTTCCAAAACCCGGCCTTCATGCAAATATAATCGATCGAACTTTAGACCATATAATTAAAATACTTTCTATCTACGAGTTTAATTTGTGTAATGTTGGTGGTTAATTATAATGAGTTTAATTTtacctataataataataataattcaaagttGTAGCAACGGTAGGTGTGGATTCTCAAGGGCGTCATGCTCTGCCAATTATTAAGTCACGTAATCGTGGTTTACAACTCTTTAACCACGATTAATCCAAGCATGCATGCATGCACCATGAATAAATGGGATGATTAATAAAGAATAATCTAttcttaataatttattaagcCTCTTAGCTGGTGTATCAATTTTTTGGGTTCCTTAATAACTTAtaaattttgaatataaaaCAATTGGcttcatgaaaaaaatataacttggcATATGAGTATGCTAAACTAATAGTAATAAGGTTTGCTTTCCCCAatgtgaataaataaattaaaataagtacGTACCAAATTAGAAATTGTTTATTACGTAAAGCTAGGTAGATGGCATGTACAAATTTTGTACTTGAATGTGTACGTTGAGTGAATTAAATGGAGACAAAGCACGTGTCTGTATTATTGCATGCATTCGATCACAATTAGTCAACACATTTATTAATGGACATTACTATTTCTGTTTATCACAGTGTCGTTGGGTCATGGTGGAGAGATCGTGGAAAGTTAATTCGTCGGCTGCAACCTGCAAACATAAAAGTTGTAATGTGAGCATCATTTTTGCATTTTGTACATGTGAATTTGTTTTCATCGTGTGAAATTTgatgcttaatttttttttttatggtaaataTATGCATAAATTCAGAGTACAAGTCAAGAGTACTAGGAAGtactcaaaaaaataaagcCGAATTTGTAAGGATGAGGTATACCAAACTATCATGATCAATTATAAGATGGTAGGACCTCTTCACCGGATTTGTTGGGTCACATGTTAtcacctaccgtttatatccagCATCAAGCCtaatagtgttgggcgtgaggatgtgtgttaagaagtcttacATCGGATGTGAGTTGGCCTGAACAATGGTTTGTTTATAAGTAAGaagcaatcctcaccttataagccgATTTTGTATGGATGAATTACGTCCAACACTCATTTCTAAGACAAAAAGTAAATAAACAAAAGatttctcaaaaataaaaaaacatcacACCTACAAAGAGCAACCTCCTAAATAAAGAGGAGGACCTCACTCTAACGGATTCAGCACAAGTAAGGTTGCACCTCTCACTTACAGAAAGAGCAATAACTATCGGTGTTCTTACCTATAAACCATTTTCAAGAGAAGAGTTTCACCCTATATATCCACCACAGTGCCCACCAATGATGACCCACCGGCAAAAATAACAATATTCTGGAAGGTCTAGATAGAGCACACAACAACATGCCATACTAACATCATACATAGACACCCGTTACGTCCCACACCCATCCCGAGAAAGCTCTCAAAAACTTGACCAATATTATTGGGAGACATAAAATATCTCCTTAGCCATCTAGAAATGAAACAAAAAGGTAATCAACTGACTCCTCAAACGCCCCACATAACACACAAGACGAATCACTAATTACTACCATCACCCTCCTCCAACGAAGATTTTGTCTTGATGGAACCCTATCTTGTAGGAGTTGCCAAGGAAAGACAATAACTTGTCATAGCCCAAGAATCCCAGATCTTGGCGAGATTAGCAATAACCTCCCTAGGGAGAGTCCGCTGAGACCTAGATCTCTCGACATGACCAAGTAAGCCGACTTAACCTAAAACAACCCACTTGATTCATGTCTCCAACACCATTAATCCTCCCTATTTGACAAATGAATGTCACACAAATAATCCATCAAATCAGTGAGGGAACTTGGTCAAACGTATCAAGGTTCCTTCTCCACTTGAACTTCCACGCCCACTCATCCCCCACCCAGCTTTCAAACACTAATCGGGGGCCTGAAAAAGGGTCTGATACCAAATCTTAAGAGGAACACCATCCATCCAGGGGTCAAAACAGAAGGAAGTTAAGTTTCCATTGCATATCCGCTTAGTCACCCCTCCAGAAAACCAGTTTGATTGAGTTTCCACCTGGGTCCCCAACAGGGAGACATCCTTCCACCTCAAAGACCCCCTTAAAGCACTGTGAGGTCCTCTCATACGCGGGGCTGGAAACAGAGAATCGAGAGTACGCTCTGAAAACATTGAGCCTTCCTCTACGATCCTTCGCCtcttgtaagaaaaaaaatgaaaaaagtgaaaatgcatataaaaataataatgggtCATGTggctatatattttattttccataGTATCTTACTTTCGTATGTTTATATGAAATCTAGAAGTATACCTAGACTTAATTGCACTTTTTCTCcctttattttatcaaaaactcgtgaaaatattttttctctattttaaaattaaattttttggttCCTCAATGTTCACATTTGTTGTAATTTTggtctaaatttatttttatttaatttttttttttgcgttaaAGATGGCAACTTTTGATGTTGGAATAAGTGAATTTTGGTCTTAGTGATATTTAATCTTTAGATTCAATATTGAAGACAATAAATTACTTTTTAAGATGCAAAAAATCTCcaatttttgggaaaaaaatggaTTGAAATTGCAaccaagtgcacagaatcgcaactaagtaataaaatgataagttatcgttctccacaggaattgtgccaaaattactagtttcgttTAGGAATTTAGCAAGTAAAAGTGTTTcgcattcgctttgtttgtttgagagaGTTTTGCATAAAAGTAAATGACAATAAAGTAAAGGACGAGAAAGTAAAGAGTAATTAAGATAAAAAGGGTGTGCAAGTAGATGCACGGGGTAGTTAAGTGTTTCGAATCCCCCCCTTATTCCTGTTTGGTAAGTGACGTTATACTATACCTCATTATCAGTTATAAGCTACcgaattaatttctattaaaataagcCTAGTATTACTATACTTATTTCTATTGCAATCTGACTTAGGTCGAACCAATTAAGCGTGGATAGGTTTAGTCTTCGTTATTTCGTATCATTACCTTTAACGGGTTCAGCCTCTAAAGAGTGCGTCCTAACCTTTAGAAGTTCAgaatttaacaagttctctacCCTAGCTCGATTTCCTAATATCATTGCAGAATTTAACACGTGTGATTCTAAATCCTGCCCCGTACcatcagatactgaatttaatggtctcatattgGTAGGATGAAATGTCTTTTTAGTTTGGCTAATTAATTATGTTGTCACGAGATCAACTAATTTCCTCTAGGTTCATTCaattaatgtgatcaatattaagaaTGAATAATTAAAGCTAAgacaaatatagaaaataacgTAATAACAATTGAACATAAACTTTATCGAACCAGGATTACATTTCTCAAGCAttcataagggagttcatctactcgacctaacctaggaaaaataaattacaaagacaataaaagaaaagaaccttattggccttggagttccttgaccctccttgcctcctccttagagttctcctaactctagagtgaatattgagCAGGtctcaatatttctgaatgaataattgtgaaggaagatgactctatttatagtttttcagatGGATTTAGATTTTTCTGCACACCCATCGTATCCATCAtagccacgatggcgtgtaattttgctcatcatggccacgatggatcatatcgtagtacgatggaagatttgatcaggattttatgtttttcttccACCGCCTTCATCGTGCCACGCTGGTATGgcatcgtggtacgatgaaaaaatttgttgcagattttcttcaatttaaaccgccttctcatcgcgctACGCTGTatctcatcgtaggtacgatgTGTGTGCTGTTTatttgccatttttttttttatattttttccacttttcttgcttcttggcCAAACTTCACTTTTTcgggtatttgcttgcttttgggtttcaattgctattaaaactaccctaaattactactaaaacatcatataattgactgtcataaCTTACTCATATTTTTCCCACATAACTTGTCCTTTAGTGTATGTTTAAttgatataaaattaaatataaataaaatattaatatgtgAGGTAAAATTATGGAACCCAATGTGAGTTTTTTAGAATTGCACTATTAGAGTTAAAAATGAGTGAGTTATTTTAAGATGATGTGGTTTTAATGGACCTACAAAATAACTTTGAATAAAGTTCACCATTGGAGATACTCTTAGAACACAATCGTGAATAGATTTCCAAAAATCAACCTCTACAAAGAGTCTTGCAAAATAATCTATAACACTCTATTTTTAATAGGTTcatctaaattttttaaatatttgaatcttgAATGAGAATAATTATAACcatcaataaaaaagaaaaccctactttgtcaaaataaaatatacattgaaaaatattaccAAAAAATATCTAGTAAAGAAAGGTTTAAATCGAGGAGTAATTTACACCACATAAAATTGCTAATTTTCTACCAAACTATATAGTTCAATGTGTGGGACAGGGAAatagtttgatttgtttttgtttttgtttttgtttttcttgttgaTCCTATCCGATCCAATTTCATAAATTACACGTCAGAGAAGGCAACATTGACTAAGAGCCACTAATATTAAAATGACAAATGTAGGGGTAGcacaatattatatttt encodes:
- the LOC123881457 gene encoding arabinosyltransferase XEG113-like isoform X2; this translates as MGWRNGCEELTQSKPLFLTIYSVVIIGIVVSSFYVFSAIYSSNTPAAHSSAWLSSSISPEDPHHIEQALNISQSEKVQNVSTTPSPGKQNVWPTSVWDIPPSNKRMPPLKDFRLTKQLVQQRVKDNVVIVTFGNYAFMDFILTWVKKLTDLEVSNFLVGAMDTKLVEALYWKGVPVFDMGSHMSTVDVGWGSPTFHKMGREKVILLDSILPFGFEVLMCDTDMVWLKNPLPYLARYPGADILTSSDQVIPTVVDDRLEIWQEVSGAYNIGIFHWRPTESAKNLVKKWKEMLLADDKIWDQSGFNDILHNQLGPSVDDDSGFVFAFDGKLKLGILPASIFCSGHTYFVQAMYQQLRLEPYAVHTTFQYGGTEGKRHRLREAMFFLDPPEYYNPPGGLLSFKPSIPKSLLLSGEHNVDSHFTLINHQMKQIRTALAIASLLNRTLVMPPLWCRLDRLWFPHPGILEGSMTRQPFLCPLDHVFEVNIMLKKLPEEEFGPEIGIREYSMLDNPSLPPEVKNSWLDVQLCKEGTQDCDGSYNTTVGGVLKFPKHSNEEMFMKVFSLFNDVKVIKLSSVQDAFTGFTNKEREDRFRNRVKRYVGIWCCMPDIPIGHIYYDMYWDEKPEWKPIPPQSPEDDHPPF
- the LOC123881457 gene encoding arabinosyltransferase XEG113-like isoform X1, with protein sequence MGWRNGCEELTQSKPLFLTIYSVVIIGIVVSSFYVFSAIYSSNTPAAHSSAWLSSSISPEDPHHIEQALNISQSEKVQNVSTTPSPGKQNVWPTSVWDIPPSNKRMPPLKDFRLTKQLVQQRVKDNVVIVTFGNYAFMDFILTWVKKLTDLEVSNFLVGAMDTKLVEALYWKGVPVFDMGSHMSTVDVGWGSPTFHKMGREKVILLDSILPFGFEVLMCDTDMVWLKNPLPYLARYPGADILTSSDQVIPTVVDDRLEIWQEVSGAYNIGIFHWRPTESAKNLVKKWKEMLLADDKIWDQSGFNDILHNQLGPSVDDDSGFVFAFDGKLKLGILPASIFCSGHTYFVQAMYQQLRLEPYAVHTTFQYGGTEGKRHRLREAMFFLDPPEYYNPPGGLLSFKPSIPKSLLLSGEHNVDSHFTLINHQVYTYRPDPIHVFFYGILMLRFVIFFTHFIFFLFQMKQIRTALAIASLLNRTLVMPPLWCRLDRLWFPHPGILEGSMTRQPFLCPLDHVFEVNIMLKKLPEEEFGPEIGIREYSMLDNPSLPPEVKNSWLDVQLCKEGTQDCDGSYNTTVGGVLKFPKHSNEEMFMKVFSLFNDVKVIKLSSVQDAFTGFTNKEREDRFRNRVKRYVGIWCCMPDIPIGHIYYDMYWDEKPEWKPIPPQSPEDDHPPF